A single Diceros bicornis minor isolate mBicDic1 chromosome 7, mDicBic1.mat.cur, whole genome shotgun sequence DNA region contains:
- the LOC131408684 gene encoding folate receptor beta, whose protein sequence is MAWKLTPLLLLLAWIAPMCGARVRTDLLNVCMDAKHHKTKPGPEDKLHDQCSPWKKNACCSVSTSRELHKDTSLLYNFTWDHCGKMEPACKRHFIQDTCLYECSPNLGPWIQQVNQSWRKERFLDVPLCKDDCQRWWEDCRTSHTCKSNWHKGWDWTSGSNKCPAEATCRPFESYFPTPAALCEELWSHSYKVSTYSRGSGRCIQMWFDPAQGNPNEEVARFYAEAMAAGAVPHGTGPLLLSLALMLQLRLFG, encoded by the exons ATGGCCTGGAAATTGACaccacttctgctgcttctggccTGGATAGCCCCCATGTGCGGTGCCAGGGTCAGGACAGATCTGCTCAACGTCTGCATGGACGCCAAGCACCACAAGACAAAGCCGGGCCCTGAGGACAAGCTGCATGACCAG TGCAGTCCCTGGAAGAAGAACGCCTGCTGCTCGGTCAGCACCAGCCGGGAGCTGCACAAGGACACCTCGCTCCTGTATAACTTTACCTGGGACCACTGCGGCAAGATGGAGCCCGCCTGCAAGCGCCACTTCATCCAGGACACCTGCCTCTATGAGTGCTCCCCCAACCTGGGGCCCTGGATCCAGCAG GTGAACCAGAGCTGGCGCAAAGAGCGTTTCCTGGACGTGCCCCTGTGCAAGGACGACTGTCAGCGCTGGTGGGAAGACTGCCGCACCTCCCACACCTGCAAGAGCAACTGGCACAAGGGCTGGGACTGGACCTCAG GGTCTAACAAGTGTCCAGCGGAGGCCACCTGCCGCCCGTTTGAGTCCTACTTCCCCACGCCCGCAGCCCTGTGTGAGGAGCTCTGGAGTCACTCCTACAAGGTCAGCACGTACAGCCGAGGCAGCGGCCGCTGCATCCAGATGTGGTTCGACCCGGCCCAGGGCAACCCCAACGAGGAGGTGGCAAGGTTCTATGCTGAGGCCATGGCTGCTGGGGCCGTGCCCCATGGGACTGGGCCTCTCCTGCTCAGCCTGGCCCTGATGCTGCAACTGCGGCTCTTTGGCTGA